The region CCCTTTTATTCAAATGTAATCCatattttacctttttaacccctgCCATCTAAATACATTACAAATTAGGTCCGAGATTTACAATACATCCCCTACCCTACCAATCCTTTTCATATTTGGCCCAGCATTTACCAAATACCCCCtgtcttctaaaaatctttacaaaCTAAATCccagaacttacacttttaaccctaaaCTTCAGAAACTGACAATTAACCCCACGAGACCAACACTTTgccatataattattgatttcttGGCTACGATTCATTCATcgattaatttatttatttattacataaataaacggggtgttaccgtttcataatcactaagataatcaagatactcaagtactgtCCTATCTTTtcaaattggagaaacttttatctttctgcctaatttgattcttcttattcgttttgccttACATTGAAAGTTTTtgaatgtttcagaattacacttaaacttgtaagtataaccatattcactaaactttagtaaatcatgatgaataaccttatcgatctttgtggtggacctgaccagcgcacaaccaagtgtaccccaTCCTATAGTCCTTAACTTGACTCACAtgaacatgtgaacaaggaattagtcttaattttccaaagatgaaaatttctcattcatcatacaatacaagttacaCGATTCcatgtttctatccaactgaaacgtGGGTGATGagtatctttccttatttggtaaattataacactaccacaaccgaaagaatcaaatccattttccaaaattgttatcaatggaatcatataaaacaacaattttttcacaaatgccattgtaaggatatttaaaataaataaaattaaaaccttttcttttattttaaaacttgcggaaaaaacttatccttacaatgcaaatgcatatgaaaacaatgttgttttttattcttaggcaatctatcataactcttaagcaacaactcaaaattctgattatcgaaccatgcgatcaaaatccatcttcacgatcaggaTCAACATATTCTTCCTTGAAGCTTCCTCTTTTCTTTGAatcttaaaacatcaaaatgcgacgTAGTCACATCATGCATTACTTGCACTGAACAATCTAGGCTTGAATTTATTAAACACCATCAGCAACAAATGTGTTTAGAGTACATCAGCGGTGTTTACGACGCTTTGTCCAAAGGCGATATGGATAGTCGTGTCATTGGTAAGCGTACCTTTCTACCTGCAACTTTCGTGGGGGGACCTAGGTATATGTATAAACACTATCAGGATGCTCTAGCCATATATAGGGTTCATGGTAAGCCACAATATTTTACCATTTTCACTTGCAATGTTAAATGGCCTGAGTATAGGAGATACGTGGATGTTGTTGGTCAGCGTGATATTCAAAACATACCAGATATCATTGCACGCATCTTTAAAATCAAAGTTCATGCTTTCATTAACTTCCTTAAAGAAGACAAAACTTTTGGAGATGTTAGTGCATGTACGTTTCTAATCTCTTATTTCATTATTCTTATTTTTTTGCCTTTTGTTACTTTTATGCCTTAGTAACATATCGTATATTTTTATTTTCAGATCTTTACACCATTGAATTCCAAAAAAGAGGTTTACCATATTGTCATACGTTATTGTGGGTTACATCGCCCTTTAAAATACAAGAAGGTGAAGATATTGACAAATACATAACCGTTGAGCTTCCTGATCCCCTACTCGAACCAACACTATATAGGACTGTTACTACATGCATGCtacatggtccttgtggtttactAAATACATGTGCCCCATGTATGGTAGATGATAGATGTGTGAACGGTTTCCAAAACCATTCAACTCATTAACAATTTTTGATGAAAATGGTTACGTGCATTATAGAGGACAAGTTGGACCGTATCATGTCTTACAAAGTGGTGTTCGATTTGATAACGAGTTTGTGGTGCCGTACAACAAACGTTTGTGTAGTCGATTTGACGTTCACATCAATGTAGAATATTGTGGTTGGAATATGATGATTAACTACTTATTTAAGTACATTTCAAAGGGGGTTGATCGTGTTCGTTTCACTCTTTAAACATCAGAGATAAATACAACTGCTTCTTTCTCTACCATACATGTCGCTGCAAATGAAATCAACTCATTTCTAGATGGTCAATATATATGTCCACACGAAGCGGCATGGCGAATCCTTAATTTTTTCATTCACGAACGAGATCCAGCTATACAGGTCTTGGCCGTCCATTTGGAGGGGATGCAACCTActattttcaaagaaaacagtcaAATAGGTTCTTTAATTGATACCCCAGGTTTTGGTATTATGACTTTAACGAAATGGTTGCACAATATCAGTGTGATGTTCGAGGCATTGACTTGGCGTACAATGATTACCCTTCTAAATATAGTTGGGACACCACTGTAAAGAGATGGATTCATAGGACTATCACAACAAATACTACCATTTGCAGACTTGCAAATGTACATCCAACAGCAGGGGAGTTATTCTATCTACGAATTTTAATGTGCCATAAAAAAGGATGCAAATCCTTTCGTGACATCAGGACTGTTCATGAAAGAACATACTCAACTTTTCGAGAAGCATGTGAAGCGTTAGGGTTAACTGGTGATGATAAGGAATGGCTAAAAGCATTTGAAGAATCATCCTCATGGGCAACCTCATCAGAACTTCGTTCTCTCTTCTGTCATCTACTTCTTTTTTGTGAAGTAGGGAACCATTTTTTGTTATGGGAAGTCGCAAAAACTAAAATAGGCAATGACATTACCCACACATTCACTTCCAGTTGTACAGTTCCCGATGTTATTCTACGTGTTGAAACACTAGAACAATAAACACTTCTCGGAATCCAAAATACACTACTAGCTTCAACGCCTTCAAAATCACTTACTGATTTTGGATTGCCTATGCCATCTCCATCTCTCCTTTCCATTCTCAGAAATCATCTTTTTCTTGAAGAGACTAATTACGATACACAATTCTTGATTTCTCATAATGCAACCATGGTATCACAATTAAATCCAGATCAACTTACAATTTATGATAGTGTTGTTGATGCAGAACAAAACAAAAAGCAACTACTATTATTCGTATACGGCTCTGGCAGTACAGGAAAAACATTTTTATGGACGACTATATTTTCATATTTTAGATCTAGGGGAAAGATTGTACTGGCTATCGCAGCCTCAGGCATTGCATCGCTTTTGTTGCCTTCAGGTCATACTGCTCATTCTAGATTTGTTATTCCAATTGAATTTATAGACAAGTCCTCttgtaatattaaaaaaaacacagCTAGCAGAGCTCCTGAAGAGAACTTCGATGATCATATGGGATGAAGCTCCAATGAGTGATCGCCGCTGCTTCGAGTTTCTTGATAAATCACTAAAATATGTCCTTGAAAATGATAACCATCTTTTTGGTGGGATGTTAATACTCCTAGGAGGTGGCTTTCGACAAATGCTTCCTGTTCAACCTAAAAGTAGAAAATCACAAATAATTGTCCTAAACACTACCTAATTCATATCTATGGCCACACTTTACGATATTCAAATTACATTACAATATGTGTTTATCCCAACAAGAAAATTCTACCATGGATGTTAATTGAATATCATAGTTTGCCTCATGGCTGCTCGATATTGGAAATGGAAATATCGAAACACCAGAAAGGAATGATCCGGAAAGCACAAACATTATACAAATCCCTCAGCGTTTCCTTATCCAATCAAGAGACAAAGCATTAGAATCACTAATACATTTTGTATATGGAAAAGATATAATTTCCAATCCATCACCTCAGGATTTATCTGTTAGAGCCATTATTCGTCCAAAAAATGAAACTGTTGATCAAGTCAATGCTTTGATACTATCAAAAACCGGTGGTCAAGGGGTGGTGTACAACAGTTGTGATTCCATTAAATCACAAACCCATGATAACTTAGAATTAGATGCCTTATATCCCAAGAGTATTTAAACACTCTTCACTTTTCTGGTACCCCTTCACATACATTATTAGTGAAAGTTAATACCCCCGTAATGTTAATAAGGAATATCAATCAAAGAGAAGGTCTTTGTAATGGAACACGTTTGATTGTTACATAATTATTACCATCTATTATTGAATCTTTCATAATAACAGGAACAATTATTGGGAAAAGGGTGTACATTCCAAGAATAAAATTTGTTCATAATAGCTCTAACCTACCAttcatattttccagaaaatagtTTCCTCTTAAAGTGTGTTAGCGATGACTATAAACAAAAGTCAAGGCCAATATCTTGAGAAGGTAGGTTTATACCTCGCAAACTCTGTCATGGGAAACTATATGTCGCTTTGTCAAGAGCTACCTCACCAGATTCGATAAAAATTCTGCTTCAACAAGAAGATGCATTACCATTAAACTGTACCAGAAATGTTGTCTTCAAGGATTTGTTAGTAACGATTAATATGATAGAGGTTATAACAACACATTTATGTTTTCAAAGCATCTAATAGTTTAGATAAATGCTATCATCCAAATATCATCTCTTCAACATGTTTTCGATTATAGTTAGTACATACATCTAATACCTAAGATAAATGATATAATTAACTTCATGTTTTATAactattttgattcattcttttaAGCTAATATGTAAACATtaacaaatgttttttttatttacagAGAATGTCCTCAGCAATGGATAGAATATCAAACCTCCACTTTGATTCACCGGGAAATTCACTTAAAATCCATGTCTTGCGAAAATGGACATTACAATTCAGAAGAGACGAGACATGGTTTATGGTCATTGATGAGCATGTAaggattgatatatatatatatatatatatatatatataaacactctTTCGTAAAAAATTATTCATTATAAAAACACCCTAACACATTTACTTGAGCAGGGAGATGTAATTCAACTACTTGCACATAAGAAAAATCAAGGATGCATTGAAACTTCATTATTAGTCTCTCGATGTTATCGTATCAAGGACTATACATGCACTGAGCCATAAAAATATCAAAAGGTCTTAAATCACCCAGTGCACATGAATATTGGTGAAGCATCAACAATTGAGGAAATTTCAAACCGCAATGCACTTCCAGTAACATGGTTCCACTTCCGTCCAAGATCACACCTTTAAATAATAGCAGACATAAACTTGGAGCATCTAGGTATATTTACAACATCAATGCAAACATCATTACATATTACACTTACTATTACATTCAAATTTCATAGGCGTACTCATCAACATGAAAGATCGCGAAAAAAACAAGGAACCTTTCGCGGTAATCACCTTAACAGATGAAAAGTAAGTAATAACTCTTCATATACAACACATATAACCTACTATACTCAACTAATAATTATTGATGATAATATTGTTCAAGTGCGGAGGAGATTAGCATACTCTTATGGAAGGAATGCATAGATTCGCCAGACAAGTTCAATCGAAACGCCTTTACATCAAGCTCTAACATGGTTGTACTAGCTTTCAACAATGTGAAGTCCACTATgtacaataataaataataaaacaagACCTTCATTATATGATCACTTCATACTATACTTAATAACCATGTTAACAACACAGGAAGATCAACATTAACAAGTAGGAGTGCAACATACATGCACGTCAATCCCAAAATACCAGAAATGCACACACTCATTGCAAGGTATGCTATACTTGTACTACCAATCTTAACCGTAGTTTTCCAACTAAAAGCAACCAAAAAAATCACTACATACATTCACTAACAATGTTTTCGATAATTACATATTTGGTACCCAATTTCAATAAAAAACAACACCAGCTGTGATAAATACTACCTTACAACATTTAAAAACCTCTGAATACTCTCAAATAATGGTAAAAAATTATCTTTTGTAAAATACTACAATTTCATACCAATAGTCACTAATATACATCGCTAAATGTTCAAGGAAAAAGTATATGTTTTGAAGACCATAATATCTGATTTCACATTCAAAGATGTTTGGTACCACGTTACATGTTCCACATGTGGTAAATCAACACACAAAAAAGGTGATGGATAGTTTTGTGTTTCCCATGGGCCCATAAATGAACTAAAACTTTTGTAACTACTCCCTCTCCTATATGAAACTAGTATAATCTATAAAAACATAAACAACATCACTTCTCTTTCCACATGTATAAAATCTCAGCAGTACTCACAGACAATACAGATAAAACAACAATTTTCATGTCTGACAAAACAGCCCGTAGTCTAGTAAATGTTACTGCACAAGAAATCATGGACCTCTTTCCCAATCAAGATGGAAAAACTTTACCAGATCCACTACAACGTTGTAAAGGGTTGACAAAGAATGTTTTTGTACAATGCACAAAGCTTCCATCGACTAAAAATATTCGTTTCACAATCACCACAACAATGATATAAAAGGTCCACAACCAAAAATCACATCACCTCGAAAAACACCACATACACCTTCAACAACAATGGATCAGCAAACCACAACAACTACGGAGTCCTTCACCCGTACTAAATCATGTGAAATCGGAAAACGACTCCAATTAGAACATACATGTATGAATAACATATAACAATTTATTTATAGCCAACACATAATCAACATCTATCCATTTCACAGAAACTACACAGAAAACACCACGCCCCAAACGAATGAAATACAAAAACCATGGCGAAACGGACGAAGGAACATATGCCCAAAGCAGTAAAACTATTTGatcttttcaaaacatatatatacTTATTGTAGTACTTTGTTGTATCAATTTTGCGCCTTACAATGCTACATTCAACAAATTATCTTTATAAACACTAATTTATAAATATTCACTAAAAACTATGTCATCTCCAGACGAACATATTCAAACAATTGTTGTAATCTTTTTTTGTATCTATAAATTTGTTTGATATCAAATAATATTTACTTTTCAATTTGTTGCTATTAATATTGTGGATGAACTTCATTATCCTGTATTATTTTGTAATTACATCATACCCTTTCCCTATAATATTTTAGTAGAATAAATATGTTACATAAATGGCCCTTATGGCAACAATCTATTACAAAAATGGTCATTTCTAAATTATCCGTCGTCTATCTTTTCAACttgttttttaaatatagttaCATGGTATCATTGACTTGATCTTTATGCCAACAAAAGTAAGGTTTAATCTTTCATATTACCCTTTTAATACGAACTTGGCATTCTCTTTCCAAAAAGGTTGTTCTCCATTATTTAAAAAATGAGAAGACTTACAGATGTCATCAGATTACTTCAAAAATGAGAAGAGTTACATATCTCATCGGCCCTCATCTTCATAATTTGCAATACAAATATAAAACATTATCTTATGTAACGTTAACGACATTATCAAATACACTACTTATCTAACTGTTCTGGTTAGAGGAAGTAGTTATCATGTTTTTAATAACAATCGTAAttgaatgtgtcacacccccaaaccagacggcggaaacgtccgagggtggaggacttcatttgtagtatcacaacacatgcatcataataatcaaagtacaaacaaccattgtatttaatagtataagtatttacatgtgttcaatcattgtatattatCCTGTTGCAAGTTGTACTTGAAGTGGACATCTATTTCCAATTCTTTAGAAGATTTTtgtttaattaagtgtttaagttcagagatatcaaattcatattcattcttgatatcccactatctttttatctattgacttttatagaaaaagatgTCTCCTCGTAGAAATCCAAGACGTAACAATGAAAATGAAGTACCAACGCCACCTCAACCACCACCTCCGCAATTCGATGTTGCTATGTTTCAAGCACCAGTCACGACAGTTGTAGCGGCTGCCATGTCTAATATCAATACTTCTGGTGCTAGTGGGTCGGGAGCTGGTGCACATCCTTCTAACCATATTGAGGGTCATGAGCACTCGCGagagtgcacttataaagacttctcgAATGCCAAACCTAGGACCTTTAATGAAACTGGAGGAGTGATGGTTTTAaggcagtggattgagaagaCAGAAGCAATCTTTCAAATTTGCTCTTGTCCAAAGGGTAGTAAAGTTAAATTTGTTGCCTGTACTTTTTCAGatagggccctaacatggtggaatggccatgttaagtcactgactttGATAGTGGCTAATACTATAAGCTGGGAGAACCTAAAAACCATGTTGATGCGGGAATACTGTCCGCGAGGGTAAATTCAGAAACTGGAGCAAGAACTCTGGGGTCTTACCATGGCCGGTGTAGACATAACAACTTACATAAATCGGTTCTGTGACTTGGCGATTCTGTGTCCAAaaatggttgctctagagagcaaaaagattgaaaggtatatttggggactgtcgccccagatatTGGCAAGTGTCATTGCATCTAGGCCTgttacctttgatagtgccaaggaactggcacagtcACTTATTGACCACGAAAATCGTCAAAACTCTGTGGTTATTGCTCCAGAACAACCTAAGGAGAACAAAAACAATAGCAAGAAGAAGGGCTAGAACAAAAGGAAGGGTAAATCTCCTCTGGAACCTTCAAggaagcaacaaatagtggcagaCCTGTAGTGGTCACGAGTATGTTCCTTCTCAACTATACTTATGCATGTATTCTTTTTGATTGCAGTGCTGAGAAGAGCTTCGTGAGCCATAATTTTAAACATCTACTAAATCAAAACTCCCAACCACTAAATGAAActtttacagtagaaatggcttaCGGAAAATCCGAATCcaccaatgatatatacataggatgtacccttacctTAAATGACTTGTCTTTCCCAATAGAACTTATACCgatctctatcaaaagttttgacgtcataataggtatggattggttatgcCCCAACCATGCCGACATCTTGTGTTATGAAAGAGCTATTCGCTTGAACTTGCCAAGTAATGAAACTCTtattatttacggcgacaaacccggaacgaaccttcagatcatttcttgcatcaaggcacaaaaatacCTTCGCAAGGAGTACTGTGcattcttagctcacgtggtagacaaaaagcaagaagtgaaagacattGCGAGCATTCCagaggtctgcaactttcccgatgtatttcccgatgatcttccaggggtgcctcccgaacgacaagtcgaattccgaatcgacttaatccctggagctacccctgtagccaaatcacCCTATCATCATGCACcttctgagatgcaggaattatccagctaGCTTAACAAACTCCtaagcaaaggtttcataagaccaagcttctcaccctgaggAGCACCGATTtggttcgtaaagaagaaggatggatcattccgcatgtgtatagactaccacgAGCTTAATAAACTTACCATCAAAAATCGATACCCTCTGTCTCGCATTGACAATCTGTTCAACCAACTTCAAGGTgtgaactacttctcgaagatagacttaagatccgggtatcactagttacgaattttggaggaagacgttcccaaaactgcgttcagaactcgttatggtcattacgagtttatagtgatgccattcggattgatgaatgcacctgcagtgttcatggacctaatgaacagagtgtgtcatCTATTCCTGGACAAATTTGTTATAGTCTTCAATGACGACATCCTTATCTACTCAAAAATCAAAGAggaacatggccaacatcttcgtcaAATATTATAAACTCTTAGaccagagaagctctatgcgaagttttcaaagtgtgaaatggatcaggaaggtagatttcctaggtcacgtggttagtttagaaggaatacacgtcgacccttccaaaataaagggaattgaaaactggtcagcacccaaaacacctacagaaatccgtcaattcttaggtcttgctggctattatcgcaaaTTCATTCAAAATTTCACTCGAATAGATAAGCCTCTTACTATCCTGACCCAAAAGGGTGAAACCTTtagctggggagaaaagcaagaaacatCGTTTCAAACGCTGAAGCGAGCtttgtgtagtgcaccaatcctgTCTCTCCCTAAAGGGACATAGGATTtcgtagtgtactgtgatgcttctaatcaagggcttCGATGTGTTCTTaggcaaagaggaaaggttatatcctatgtctcaagacaactaaagacacatgaagtcaactatataacacatgaccttgaactaggagaagtggtgtttgctctgaagatctggagacattacttatatggcacgaaatgcacaatattcatggaccataaaagtctccagcacatcttcgatcagaaagagttgaacatgagacaacgacgatgggtggaGCTACTTAACGACCatgaatgtgaaattctttatcaccctggtaaagcgaacgtagtagctgacgcccttagtagaaaagaatactcgggatGCCGGGTAAAGTCattgaccatgacaatccattcacatctatccacgcagatcaaggaagctcaacttgaGGCCTTGAAACCAGAAAACATGGCAGGTGAaacccttagaggaatggataagaacttcaaattcagggatgatggagtctattatttcatgaaccggatctggacaccaaagttcggtggttacagagatgtggttatgaatgaagcacaAAAAACCTCgatattccatccacccaggttcagacaagacATATCTAGAccttaagaaactatactggtggcctaacatgaaggccgaaatcgctacctttgtgggaAAGTGCCTTACTTGCACCAAAGTTAAGGTAgtgtaccagaaaccttcaggttcATTACAACAACCTAAAATCcacgaatggaagtgggagcggattacaatggatttcagaACCAAGTTACCTAAGACATAgagtggttatgatactatttgggtaatcgtcgatagattaaccaaatctgaacacttcttaccaatcaaagagaccgacaagatggagaagctaacaagaacatacctcaaggagattgttagaccgcatggtgtgccaatatctattatttcggaccaagatagtagattcacatCTCGTTTTTGGCAGTATTTACAAAACTCTCTTGGAattaggttggacatgagtacaacctaccatccacaaaccgatggacaaagtgagaggacgattcaaacattagaagatatgttacgagcttgcgcgatagactttggaaaggcatgtgatattaatttaccccttgttgagttctcttataacaaaagttatcacactagcataaaggttgctccattcaaAGCCCTttatggtcgcaagtgcagatcccctcagtgctgggctgaagtgggtgacacgcagctagctagaggtcaaactcctgacagtgctctcactggtccagaaattaTTCAAGAAACTACCGAGAAGATCGTACAAATTCGGGAGAGACTTAAAGCTTCCAGAGATAGACTGAAAAGCTACGGTGACaaaaggagaaaacccttggaattccaggttggtgactgtgttttgttaaaggtctcaccctggaagggcatgata is a window of Lactuca sativa cultivar Salinas chromosome 1, Lsat_Salinas_v11, whole genome shotgun sequence DNA encoding:
- the LOC111920198 gene encoding uncharacterized protein LOC111920198, whose amino-acid sequence is MIIWDEAPMSDRRCFEFLDKSLKYVLENDNHLFGGMLILLGGGFRQMLPVQPKSRKSQIIFASWLLDIGNGNIETPERNDPESTNIIQIPQRFLIQSRDKALESLIHFVYGKDIISNPSPQDLSVRAIIRPKNETVDQVNALILSKTGGQGVVYNSCDSIKSQTHDNLELDALYPKSI